From Rutidosis leptorrhynchoides isolate AG116_Rl617_1_P2 chromosome 3, CSIRO_AGI_Rlap_v1, whole genome shotgun sequence, a single genomic window includes:
- the LOC139901296 gene encoding uncharacterized protein: MHKVGDGNRTLAWYDTWTDYGPLSDYITHRDIAREGYKKDTKVAELVNSDGWHWPHAWIQKFPMLMNIRPPDFARNDLICWRQYDGKLVDFSTKEAWESLRPRAPKVEWYYLVWFPQCIPCHSFIVWLMMGEHLKTQDKMRSWDIPVSQNVTLLCALCGIQPDTHDHLFFKCPYANQVWKKV, encoded by the coding sequence ATGCACAAAGTTGGAGATGGCAATCGCACGTTGGCTTGGTATGACACCTGGACTGATTATGGCCCATTAAGTGATTACATAACTCATCGAGATATTGCTAGAGAAGGTTATAAGAAAGACACAAAGGTTGCGGAACTTGTTAACTCAGATGGGTGGCACTGGCCTCACGCATGGATTCAAAAGTTCCCAATGCTTATGAATATTCGACCTCCTGATTTTGCAAGAAATGATTTGATCTGTTGGAGACAATATGATGGAAAGCTGGTGGATTTTTCAACAAAGGAAGCTTGGGAATCGCTTCGTCCTCGCGCGCCTAAAGTTGAATGGTATTATCTGGTTTGGTTTCCTCAATGCATTCCGTGTCATTCTTTTATTGTTTGGTTGATGATGGGTGAACATCTGAAAACCCAAGACAAAATGAGATCGTGGGATATTCCCGTATCTCAGAATGTGACCTTGCTATGTGCTTTATGTGGTATTCAACCGGACACTCATGATCATTTGTTTTTTAAATGCCCGTATGCCAATCAAGTGTGGAAAAAAGTTTAA